The Gouania willdenowi chromosome 5, fGouWil2.1, whole genome shotgun sequence sequence agatacacagatacacacatatacagatatacacatatacagatatacacatatacagatatacagatatacacatacagatatacagatacacagatacacagatacagagatatacagatatacagatacacacatatacagatatacacatatacagatacacacatatacagatacacacatatacagatatacagatatacagatacacagatacacagatatacacatatacagatatacacatatacagatatacacatatacagagatacacagatatacagatacacacatatacacatatacagatacacacatatacagatatacacatatacagatacacacatatacagatatacagatacacacatatacacatatacagatatacacatatacagatatacacatatacagagatacacagatatacagatacacacatatacacatatacagatacacacatatacagatatacacatatacagatacacacatacacagatatacagatacacacatatacacatatacagatacacacatatacagatatacacatatacagatacacacatatacagatatacagatacacacatatacagatacACAGATACAGAGATATACAGAGATACACAGatatacagatacacacatatacagatatacagatacacacatatacagatatacagatacacagatatacagatacacacatatacagatatacacatatacagatatacacatatacagatatacacatatacagatacacacatatacagatacacacatatacagatatacacatatacagatacacacatatacagatatacagatacacacatatacagatacACAGATACAGAGATATACAGAGATACACAGatatacagatacacacatatacagatatacacatatacagagatacacagatatacagatacacacatatacagatacacacatatacagatatacacatatacagatacacacatatacagatatacagatacacacatatacagatacACAGATACAGAGATATACAGAGATACACAGatatacagatacacacatatacagatatacagatacacacatatacagatatacagatacacagatacacagatatacacatatacagatatacacatatacagatacacagatacacagatatacagatatacacagatatacagatacacagatatacacagatacacagatacacagatatacacatatacacatatacagatacacagatatacagatacacacatatacagatatacagatatacacatatacagatatacagatacacagatatacacatatacagatatacagatacacagatacacagatatacagatatatacagatatatacagatatatacagatatatacagatACACAGATACACAGCAGCATGTTTgtcctcaagaaaggaaaacagGACAAAAACGTACAGAAAGGAAAAGAAACGAGAGAAGGTGAAATCAGGGAAATCTGCTGTTTACTCAATTCTTCAGAGTaactttaaaacatgttttttaggtaaaatattatttagtttgaaataaacTATGTGCACTCTTGTGCATTTACTgtaaatgctggaacattccttttgtATGTCAAATATTAATtggaaattaaattattatataaaaaatattttttaagactacattttgctgccaccaagtCTCACATACTGTAGGTGTCCAGAGTCCCATGATTCTAATTATTTTATCTTTACTTTCTATTAACCTTTGTACAagtttgctttgtgtgtgttagttatACCCCCGCcccccaaaaaattaaaaaatgaccagCCGCCcataaattgtagcaaaaatgtcacaaacacaatattcaataaaccactaaaatatagtagaacagatttataaaatacaagcagtGCATATGGAGTTATTAGGTTGTTTTTCAACCTGAGGTTCAGAATttcatgtggggtcacctggatgTTAAAGGGTTTAGGGGttactggtgccctgtccagggtgtacccccatccagcgcccaatgagagctggagattggcaccagcagacctctgtgaccctgaaaaacaggaataagtgggtctgaaaatggatggatgggtttaGGGGTTAGTTAGGGAActataggggttagggttaggttatagggttaggttataggggttagggttatagggGTTAGGttataggggttagggttaggttataggggttagggttaggttataggggttagggttaggttatagggGTTAGGttataggggttagggttagggttatagggGTTAGGttataggggttagggttagggttataggggttagggttaggttataggggttagggttaggttataggaattagggttaggttatagggGTTGGGGTtattggggttagggttataggggttagggttataggggttagggttaggttatagggGTTAGGTTATAGGGGTTAGGttataggggttagggttataggggttagggttataggggttagggttataggggttagggttaaagggGTTAGGttataggggttagggttataggggttagggttataggggttagggttataggggttagggttataggggttagggttataggggttagggttataggggttagggttaggttataggggttagggttataggggttagggttataggggttagggttataggggttagggttaaaggggttagggttataggggttagggttatagggGTTAGGttataggggttagggttataggggttagggttataggggttagggttaggttatagggGTTAGGttataggggttagggttataggggttagggttaggttataggggttagggttataggggttagggttataggggttagggttaggttatagggGTTAGGttataggggttagggttataggggttagggttataggggttagggttatagggttaggttatagggGTTATGTAGGGAACTATAGGGTTTAGGGTTGGGTACAATGTGCATTGGGTGTGTAGAGGAGTCCCTCCCAGGTGCCAAATGCTGagtcctgattggctgcttcAGGCTGCAGCAGTGATGCTTTAGTATAAAGCAGTTTTGAAACCAGAGGACTGGAGCGTCTGTGTGAATGTTGTCAGTAATGAAAACATCCTGAGGCTGGAGAAcagtttcctcttcctctgttcacataAGCAGCTGTGCATGTGTGCACACTCAGCAACATCTGCACCAAACaatacatcaacaacaacaaacctgtTTCCCACACTGCTTTAGGGAAACCacacagttgttgttgttttggaacTCGTCGTCTCTAGTTTTAGTCAGGTTGTTTTTGTACGACTCTTAGTTAACTAATGGTTAGTTACTCGTGGTTAgttaactatttattttattttatttatttatttattggaggatgagccccttgagatggaacatctggttttcgagggggtcctcaacttacataaaatgacagatacagcagagcagacaatacaggaattcaatatttcaaaaataataaatacaacaaaatatagataaacacacacacacacacacacacacacacacacacacacacacacagtatacattTGACAGTTGttcaaaacaatacatattttatacaaaaaataaagaagtaaTAAAAGTGATATCATTAATAGTAGCTATCTAAAGATAGTAAGAActtaaatgaatacatttaaatataaataataaccaGTGAAGCTGTCGTCTAGATTCCAGAGAGAATCATGACATATGTTCATACATCTGTCAGTGGTGGGTTCTAAAGGGACAGTGGAGGATAAATCTACACAGACTATTGTAAGTGATATTAAGTGGTTGGAGAATCGTGGCAGTggtgttttaataaataatatcactGTAATCAATAAGAATCAATTGTAAAATGATCCTTTTTCTAACTGAGTAACTAAAACAATAACTGATTGATGAAGCAATTTTAAGCAATAATAAATTTAgtttgtaatagtttgtatatgagttttaaatgacagTGAGGAGTCTAGCCATAGACCAAGATATTTAAACTGATCAACAACTGGGACTGGAGACAAATCAGAAAAAGTAAGTTTAATCTCATTGGCTGAAACTGGGCGAACCCGCTTCAGGAACAACATAAAATTTGATTCAGAGTTATTGAGTAATAGTTTATTAGATTGTAGCCAGGATTGAACTGCATTAAAGTCATGTTGAATAGAGTGATTAATATCTGAGATATTAGATTTAGCAGAATAAATCACGGTGTCCTCAGCATAAAGTTGGATGTTACAGTCATTGCATGCAAGAGGGagatcattaataaatattgaaaataaaagtgggCCAAGAAAagaaccctgtggaacacctttctcaataaataaaaattcagaGTAGCTGCCattgtaaaacacacactgctGCATATGATGAAGGTAAGAATTGAACCAGAGGAGTGAAGACCTATCCAGGTCTATAGAATGAAGCTTGTCTAAAAGAAAATAGTGATCCAACCTATCAAACGCTTTGGTGAGATCTATAAATAAAGCACCAGTAAGCAGATTATTGTCAAAGCCAGAAAAAATATCATTGGTAAATTTTAATAAAGCAGATGTAGTAGAGAAGTGTTTTCTAAAGCCAGATTGAAATGGAGATAAGAGGTTATTGGTTGAGAGGTGATCAGATAGTTGATTAAAGACTATTTTCTCATAGACTTTAACAATACTATTAATCATAgagattggtctatagttattTATAATACTAGTGTCACCCCCTGAGTTAACTCATGGTTAGCTGACACATGGTTAGTTACTTGTGGTTATTGTGTGACTGGTTACTGTTGGTTAGTAGGTTTATTTCCAGGCTGGTTTTGTTTTGGTTAGTGATCATAACTAACCAGTTATGAACCAATGAAAATAGCAAAAACAGTATattgttcatatttccagatcgtgtgagtctagaaccaatgtatcaatcaatcaatcaatctttatttgtatagcgccaaatcataaccaatggtatctcaaggcactttacagtagagcagtcttaaggacggactcttcattttatggatacacacatatgcatatatacgtatatacacatacatatgtatcccacacccaacatgaattcatcatggcggcaaggaaaaccttctgttaagcagcaggaaccttgtgtggatcccattcctatgatgaacagccatccacgttatgctgtgttgggtgtgtgcagaggaaagggtggagacagagttgttgagactctgtaactccacactgaggatcccacggacctgcaagacaaaagccagaaggagaacaggagcaaacacacaagggaagaagcagacatagagggaatgttagagagaggaatgggaccctctccggtccctctctaacctaaatgacctctctcttaatgccctctccaacctctctccaaccgagcatgccagacccccccccccccccggcagtctatgcctattgcatcttaattacgagctatgagctggttcctaactaaaagctttaccaaagaggaatgttttgagcctaaccttaaaggtagagagggtgtctgccccccgaaccgtggttggtagatggttccagagaagtggggcctgataactgaaagctcttcctcctatactacttttagagatgaatggaacaacgagtagtccagcattttgagagcgtagtgttctggggggattgtatggcactacaagctccttgagatagactggtgcctgtccatttagggctttataagtgagaagaagaatcttgaattctattctatattttatgggaagccaatgcagagaggctaatacaggagtaatgtgatctcttctcctagttttagtcagtacacgtgctgcagcattttgaaccagctgaagtgtcttaagcgacttgctcgggcagcctgctaaaagagaattacaataatccagtctagaggtaacaaaagcatggactagtttttcggcgtcgccctgagacaggatagatctgattttagcaatgttacggagatgaaagaaggcagttcttgaagtttgttttatgtgagagttgaaggataatgTATAGATAAtgtatatctgtgactaatcattagtgatgtgaacagtctatgttcatagctctaagctgatcacattacagggagctgagacatatgctaagtagttttctgaacatgttccagacccaaacacacactgacttagtgactatttagaggagctgacatgtccaccagataggatgtatagcagatctatttctatattctgagagagtgggtggagcttattactataccatatttacctttctatgtgatggagttactgatATATTTATTAGCTTCATCTTGCTGTGACATGTCTGAGATGAACCTGAGAAACACCTGCAGGAGCTCAGAGCCCCACCTTCATTCCTCTAACCTCACCCTcatacctacacacacacacacacacacacacatacatacctACACACACTTAAGAACAGCTGGAGGCCTGTCTTCAAAGCTCAAACGGGAACACAGTTATCATTATTAATCATTGATCATTAATCAGACTGTCTCAGATTAAAGCTCTGATCAATCAGCTCCATGAAATGATATTGATGTACCAACCCCTCTGCACAGCGTCAAAGGTCATGAGGTGGGAAAACATCAAAGTGTTTGagttaatatttattcatgttcCAGGGTTCATTAACCTTTGAAGGGTTCAGGTGGATTAGTACTACTACTGCCCCTACTAGGTGTTGAACAGACTAGTTGAATTTAGTGTTGTCTCGCAACTCTGTCCATATGACGTCGactagtcgcagtacctgacttttgcccaagatggcggcacaatacagcaaacgagggtcctagtacccctgcaggtgttgtgccaaaatctgtaaccagaggtggcgacagttccaacccctgcggcttctgagcggacatttactcccccttaaacacatttgtgaTTCTTCTCCAgtttgcatttacttcacccactggagcgtcatgtttaagggggaaaaTAGCTCCTTTATAGCTACAAAGAGGTTTATGCAGTTGACGTaacactcttcttctctaccgccgagaagccgcagcggtcacaggttttaggtttttttttttttaagcatacacacacacacctggtgtgaaaataaaaaagaaataaaaaagaaccaaaaattaaaaaaaatcactgatcttaaaaaaagaattaagtaaaatgaaagaaagttATGTTGAGTATTAAAACTCTTGTTCATCACAGTTTACTTCATAATTGCAACCGCATGTGTTGTATTCATTGTTGCAAAActtgttttgtaaatagttttacTATCGTGATCAAAACCATTGATCTGAAGCTTGATGCTGTCCTGTATATAGTTTTCTAATCAGCAATAAATATAGCAATTTCTGATCAACCCATATCAATTGCATGCTTAAAATAACATATTCGTTAAAGCCCCGCCTATTTAAAGGCAACCCGACCCACTAAAGGGTTAGGCCCCGCCCACTCCGAGTACAGATACAGATCATCCATATGGTATACAGATAAAGATAATGCTGTACTCTCTCATCTTTAGTACTAATACTGCCCCCTATTGGATTAGTACTAATACTGCTTCCTACTGGACACGTGTCTGTGGGGTTAAAGGTCAGCTTTGATGTCATCAGTAGAGAGCAGTATTTCAGCTGTTAGAAGAAGGAAACAGCATGTGGTTTGAGTTCAAAGTTTTACTGAAGGTGTGAATGTCAgggtaaccatggtaaccacaGTGCGACAGTGATCGTAAAGACCAAAGACCTGGTGCACATGCTGGTAGCGTGTCTAAGTGCAGTTGCTGTGTGGTTACCGTTGTAACACTGTGCTCCCCCTGCAGCTTCACGTGGCTGTCGGCGCAGGTCCACAGTAACATGGTGATGCACTTCTCCGGACGCGTCGTAGACAGCTTCGACCGAGAGTTCCGATGCCTTTACGCCGACTCGCAGGTAATCGACGGCTTCTTCAACCCAGACGATGAGGGGATGGCATTTTACCCCCCGTACCCGCCAATGATGGCGGCAGGGCTGGACCTGCTGGCGGAAAGGTGAGGTCGACACGCCACATGACATTTCACATTATGAACCGTAAAGGTTTTAACCCTTAATGCTCCGGCCCCTGCAGGCAGCGCGAGAGGGTGGGCTCAGAAAACTCCAGTAGCCAATCCAGTAACAGCGTGTCTAGCGTGAAGGTGGCGCCGGGAATGACCTCGAACAACCACTACAAGGTCAACGAAGGGCACGACAAGATGGAGAACGCCGTTAGCTCACACCTGACCCCCGAGCagcgaggaggaggaagtggcgACCGCACAAGAGTACAAACCCCAACTGCTGGAGGGCGGGGCCTGGCCAACGGAGCATCCAATCACGGCCCTGGTACTGATCGACCGCTGCCTAACTACGGCATGTCAATGGGGATCGAGTGGAACAAACCCAGTCCCCTGGACAGCATAAGGTCTGATGTCTTCAGGTCGGATCCCTTGCGTTCTGAGAACTTGCGCTCAGAAAACTTTAGGTCTGAGAACTTTCGGTCAGACCCTTTGCGGTCAGAGCACTTTTGGTCAGACCCCGTGAGGTCGGACGGCTTACGTACAAACCATGGTGGTGTGTCCTCCAAGTTCCAGGCGTTGGGTTTGTACGACCACAAACCAAACATGTTCCACAGCTCAGGACTCGGCACAAATACTCAGAACCAGAACTTGAAGTCTTCGGCATTGACACCTGTTGGTGACGGAAAACCAACCCCCAAGCCAAGGACTCCCCCGACGCCACTCTTTACCAAACTGTCCGACATGTTCCTGCCAACGTCCTCCAAAGACAAAGACCAGCAGGGCTTCCGGCGCACCCCGTCCCCTCTGGGCCAGACAGCCTGGGGCGGGCCTGACCTCTCCCAGCCAGAGCCGGAGAGCGAGCAGAGCCCCCCGCCGCCGTCTCCGGTGTCCTTCATGAACCGACAGGACCAGAAGCGGATGACGCTCGGCCACAGCAAGCTGGACTTGGTGAACCAGTACAACCAGATGAAGTCCAAACAGGTCTACAGTCGCTTTGAGCTCAAGAGCTCCAACTAGACCTGAGCTCCAGGAGAACCGGACCGTCGTTGATTACTAACGCAACAACATATCATCAGCAGGTACCACCTCTGTCGGTTCTAGACCCCAAACTAAAGCTGTGACTTAAACTGAGGAACGTGTTCACCACTTTAtgtttttcaaagtaaagcTATTACATTCCATAGAAGAGCGAATGTTAAAACTAGAGATGGGTGAAATATTTCCTGGTTCACAGTCTCACCTGTGACGTATACTTCCATTAAAACCAGTACAAACTGAACTGGAAACGTTCTATATTAATCTATCTTTGAAAAAAGGGTGAACTCGACTTGTTTTTCGGAGTAAAATGTTTTACTCGctgtttttaaaactaaaaatgtaaactaaatgttgtttatttttactgttgaaACTCATTGACATCCTGTTTGAACGGATGCTTGTGAATCATGTTTTgatgaaaaaaggaaaatgatgTGACGAGAGGATGTGTGAACATTTGGTGTTTTATTGTGGAAGGCAGTGTACCTTCTTCCTGTTGTACACGAGGAGAGTTCTGGGTTTTTAATGaacagacttttgtattttaCTGCAGAATGTGAACTTTTACTACTTTAAAGTTTGTAATGAACTGTTGAATAAACACAGATCAGCTCCAATTTTgcttttattgcttttattattattattattattattattaataataatcctTAATCTAGAAACTGGTCtagatttagtttattttcagtCTCGTGTTCAGATtaaaactgatgatgtcactgctgGTGGACACTTCATGTGTGAGGTTTGAACGGAAGAAGGTCATAGGTCAGCAGGAAGTTGTGACAAACAGCGGATGCCTGGAAATGACCAGCAGGAAACACTGCTGTATTCATgcgccttcaaaataaaaccctaTTCCTGGAGGAGTTTCGGTCAGTCTTACATTTATTATTCAGGCTTTAAAGacagaaaacatgcaaaccccaCCCACTACCACCCTGTGTGACATCGGCAGTGGGCGGAGCTTCCCCTAGTCTCGTTTAGACACTCAGGATGAGTTGTTTCTCAGCGCCCTCTGGTGGCTATAGATGTTTCAAGATTTCAATCTGTTTTAAAATCAGTAAGAAATCATAGATTTAAATTAGTTAAATAATGCAGTAAAGGTTAGATTTGCTCCTTCAGATGAAAAAGACAaggtttggttttattttttttaaaaagaggcTCCAAGTCCTCTGAGTCTCCTGAGGTTTATCAGAAGGTGGAACAGAAGAAGCTCCATATGAATCATGACGGGTAAGACCATCAAACATCTCCATGTTCACCTTCACACacatgctatgctatgctatgctatgctatgctatgctatgctatgctatgctatgctatgctatgctatgctatgctatgctatgggttctatttcataacatttgtttcgatgtctcactatgggacaTACGCCTCCGCGTCATATTCACAGAAGCCCTTTCTCATAAGGccaacctgattggctggtgaaatgtattcatcctcTGCAGGATGAGTGGAGAATACATTGGCATTCAGAAACCTCTTCTCTATCAGGAAGCTTCTCACAGCGGCAGCTCAACTGTGTACAGGTGGACCCTACTTTGGATTTAGTCGACAGGCGCTGCTGCTGTATACTTTCTTGTGAACAGTAggttgttatggcaattattatattaagcatcaaatgtgtgttcatgtatacaatttgtcatgttttaatacataatgactgcattactctttgcacttttgaacagctgagtcatgttaacaCAGATAATAATCCCGGCCTGAAACTTCAAGGCCgaactcactcacattcacattacacacacacacacacacacacaccaactgacacacgcacactatcaaggacagataccagTGGCGCCAGCCTGTCCTCCACttccactgttgggagcatctgactccctccttttctttctctcaggGTGCTACTTTGACACAACACCGCTCTCGCCACCCCACGCAGGCGCCAAGTGCTGGATGTCGGCCTCCATTAGCTTAGCGGCTAGCAGCCACATGCTAGCTCTAGCTAACTTTTTCCTACTGCACCCCAGCACAGCGAGAAAGGATGGAGGGCAATGTCCCACACACCAGAGGAGCTGAGGGCTTGGAAGCTCGCCTCTGCAGATGTGAGAAGATGATTTTAGAGTGTGACACGCACCAGGTCTGCTCCAGGTGCCTCAGGCAGGAACATGCCCTTGGGTCCTGCCCCCTTCATCATTAAGAGCCTCCGCAGGCGGCTGGCACGACAGGTCAGCCTGACGGAGGAGGGACCCTTCCCGCCCCCTCTCGGTGCCGACTGGATGGAGACGAGCACCTGTGCGAGGCCCAGCCAGGGTTCCCAGTCTGACATTGTCTTTGTCCCTACGCCTGGGGAGGACATTCTTGATTTGGACTGTGGGTACGACGATGACATGACCTAGGACTTCCTCAACTCAGAGGACGTGGAGGACAATAAAATTTTTGTGATGAAAAGTCCCCCACCTCTGCGGCTTCTACGGAGGATATGCCACAAATATGCTGAAGGTCTGCAAGCATGCTACCGTCCGCCTGTCCATCCCATGTCCCGCGGTTGTGACAGAGTCAACCAGGTACCGGTATGAGGGGAAGCGACACCCCCCAAGCAGGGGCACGGTGAGGCAGCTGCTCCACGTTTTCTCAAAGCTGTTGGAGGAGGTGACACGCTCTTAGAAGGACCGGCCATTCACCAACAGGGGCGCTGTGCTGGGCGCTTCTTCTCTGGACTGCCAGGTCATGGAGGGTATGGGCCTGCTTCGCATGCCTCCAGTGGAGCCGCGGGTTGCTGCACACCTGCTCTCTTGGGCTCCTGTCGTTTCCCAATCCTGCCTGGGAAGTCTGATCGTCTGCAATCAGCCTTGTTGGAGTGTGCCTACAAAGCTTAGGTGCTTTCGACCAGGGCTCTAAACGTCCTCTCGCTGCTCATGACACACCACGCAGAGTCTCTGACAACTTTGGCTTCACTCCGGACCCGACCTGCTAGGAGGAGATGTCGGTGGCTCTGAATTAGCCGGATATCCAGTGGCTGGTGCAGGTCCACCAGGACTTACTGTCATGGCGGGGGCTCGGTCTTCCACCCTCACCCAGTGCGCTTGGCAATCTATTGGCTGGGGGTCTTTCACAGCATGT is a genomic window containing:
- the LOC114463623 gene encoding protein FAM83C-like, whose translation is MMSSENLRPANNGRKPLGKLASRLEEVKNPWRTGSTLVLSHNEAARLATDALLELGEPEYRRVLDQERELSFLSPLEIHYIGQHVAKEAAGSDVPGAAAERDFGDGDAVSELTSGTYFPMMSDEEPPMLELGWPESPSRYGPSETQIYFQRDKSHNIKDLVRSLVSEAKKVIAVVMDVFTDIDLFCDLMEASNKRRVPVYVLLDDKNLQYFTDMCSTLDINNSHLSNMRIRSVCGDTYCTKSGKKFTGQVLEKFLIVDCEQVLAGSYSFTWLSAQVHSNMVMHFSGRVVDSFDREFRCLYADSQVIDGFFNPDDEGMAFYPPYPPMMAAGLDLLAERQRERVGSENSSSQSSNSVSSVKVAPGMTSNNHYKVNEGHDKMENAVSSHLTPEQRGGGSGDRTRVQTPTAGGRGLANGASNHGPGTDRPLPNYGMSMGIEWNKPSPLDSIRSDVFRSDPLRSENLRSENFRSENFRSDPLRSEHFWSDPVRSDGLRTNHGGVSSKFQALGLYDHKPNMFHSSGLGTNTQNQNLKSSALTPVGDGKPTPKPRTPPTPLFTKLSDMFLPTSSKDKDQQGFRRTPSPLGQTAWGGPDLSQPEPESEQSPPPPSPVSFMNRQDQKRMTLGHSKLDLVNQYNQMKSKQVYSRFELKSSN